The Leptolyngbyaceae cyanobacterium DNA segment ATTAGCCGCACCCAAACAGCCCTATTCTGCCAAGACTTCCAAATCCCGATTTGGGAAGATTCTACCAATCAAGAATTGAAATACGCTCGTAACCGCATTCGCCAAGAAGTAATCCCATATCTGCAACAACATTTTAACCCGCAAGTAGAACAAGCCTTAGCCCAAACAGCCGAACTTTTAAGAGCAGAAGTCGAATACTTGGAAGAAGTTGCTCGCCAAATGCTTCAACAAGTAATTAGCAAGGACGAAGAAGGGATGAAATTGAATCGCCTGGAATTGCGTAGCGTACCCCTAGCTTTGCAACGTCGAGTAATCCGACAATTTCTCCAACAAGCTCTAGGGATCGCGCCTAATTTCCAGCAAGTAGAAAAAGTAACCGCCTTGATTTTAGCTCCTAATCGCTCTTGTACCGATCCTTTTTCCGGAGGTGCGATCGCCCGAGTAGAAGGAAACTCGATCTGCCTCAGGTAATTTCCAGTTAAAAGTAAAACAACGATCGCCTACTAACCTAAAAAGAAACAAAAAAACTTTTTTTAAGAGCTTGAAAACCAGAATCCAGAATTAAAAACCCTTTTTCCTGCTGGATTCTGGATTCTGAATTCTGGATTCTGAATTCTGGATTCTCGATTCTATGTTTCTAAACTCCAGAAGATACCAATTCATTTTGTAAATGACTGGGCATGATGTCGTAAAATATTTTTCTCATCTCAGCAATGGCATGGTGCTGATAATCACCAGTTTCCTGCATTTGACTTAACATTCCCGTCATTTCTTCTAGCTTCTGCTGCAACTCGTTAAGTTTATCTTGAAGCGGCTGTAGCATCTCTTCATAAAGTTTGATTCGACCCCAAGTTTCCGCCACTGACGCTCGCTGACTTTGCAAATTTTGTTCGCTGACGAGCAATTCTTGGCGTTGATTTTGTTGCTCTTGAGTTTGAGAATCGATCATGCTTTGAGCTTGCTGAATGCTAGAGCGCGTTTGTTCGATTTCTCTTTCCAGCTTTTGCAGTTCCTCCGCTTGTTGTTGCCGAGAAGCTTCTAACTGGTTCAGCGCAGGGCCTAAATCGATTTTTTGGTTATCCGAACCCATCGTGCTATCTGGGATTCCTTGGCGACGCCGCCACACCCTGAGATGCTGAGTAAAAGTTTCTTCTAACTCCCGGAGAGTATTGCGTTGGCCCACCAAAGTTTCCTCTAGCATTTGATAGCGGTCTTGCTCATCCGCTAATTCAGCCTGTAAATTTTGGCGATCGTAATCGCTCACATTCTGTAACTTTTGGCGCAGTTCGGCAATTGCTTGACTCTGTAATTCCAGTTCTTCTTCCTGATCGCTCACAAAGCGTTTGGCCTTTTCCAACTCCTGTTTGCGATTTTGGACGATCGCCTGAAGTTCTCCTATAGGCATTCGATCGAGAGCTTCTAAATCCACTTGCTGACCGATCTTCACATCCGATGACATCGCCGCGATCCGTTGCACTTGTTGCAAGATATCTTCTTGATTTCGCAACTGCATACTCAGATTGCGAGCGTAATCTTGCTTGAGCAGCAAAGCATTTTGCTGTGCCTTTAACTCCGAACGAGCTTGAGCCAAAGTTTCCTGCGCCTGCTGCCATTGTTGCCAACGACTCTCGATATTGCTGCTTTGGCTATCCACCCGCTCCTGCAAAGTTTTCGCAGAAGCTCTTTGTTGTTCCAATTGCTGCCAATGTTGCTCTAGCAAAGCTTGTTTTTGCCCGAATAGCGTCAAGGCCGTACCCAGTTGTTCCTGGATTGGTTGTGGACTGGTAATAGCCTCGTAAATTCGATTGAGTAATTCTTGTACTCGGCGCGATCGATCGTCATCTAAAGTTGCTTGCGGTTGATATTGAGCCTCCAGTTCCCTAACTTTTTCCTGTTCGCCCCGCAAATGAGACCAAGCGCCCTCTAGTTCTTGACGATTGCGTTCGATTTCCTCTTTCAGTCGTTCCGCTTCCTCGCGAGCGCTATCGATTTCCTGACGCTGCTGCTCCAGCCGCTCGAATTCTCCCTCCATCCCTTCTAGCTGCTCTTGTTTCGCCTGGATTTCCATCTCC contains these protein-coding regions:
- the hmpF gene encoding pilus motility taxis protein HmpF, translated to MLYLAEVQKSKGVFGAGKAELKLLACQRGESWSAVPGEESVAAPPEEANKYENGVVVLVELSQNRQVQRVMPGRDLVPILQNFSRQQEKYKNKEEEIEQWKESLTYQAQELNRREMEIQAKQEQLEGMEGEFERLEQQRQEIDSAREEAERLKEEIERNRQELEGAWSHLRGEQEKVRELEAQYQPQATLDDDRSRRVQELLNRIYEAITSPQPIQEQLGTALTLFGQKQALLEQHWQQLEQQRASAKTLQERVDSQSSNIESRWQQWQQAQETLAQARSELKAQQNALLLKQDYARNLSMQLRNQEDILQQVQRIAAMSSDVKIGQQVDLEALDRMPIGELQAIVQNRKQELEKAKRFVSDQEEELELQSQAIAELRQKLQNVSDYDRQNLQAELADEQDRYQMLEETLVGQRNTLRELEETFTQHLRVWRRRQGIPDSTMGSDNQKIDLGPALNQLEASRQQQAEELQKLEREIEQTRSSIQQAQSMIDSQTQEQQNQRQELLVSEQNLQSQRASVAETWGRIKLYEEMLQPLQDKLNELQQKLEEMTGMLSQMQETGDYQHHAIAEMRKIFYDIMPSHLQNELVSSGV